One Saccharomyces kudriavzevii IFO 1802 strain IFO1802 genome assembly, chromosome: 7 DNA segment encodes these proteins:
- the MIC26 gene encoding Mic26p (similar to Saccharomyces cerevisiae MOS2 (YGR235C); ancestral locus Anc_5.92), with the protein MKKDFYRQLDPVEEKIVPPENVTVTSSDAKEATVNEKDAKQGVLSQRIMRYIGQNELVDGISVRDPDYLKKFFNEKRQKLSVKWDKTTRKVDNVVGKYYAREKSFTSTIGNLHTDPKEHLIPGLSSTLVAFMAGSVLTRKRTWLLRATMPFVLGSCCFAYAMPNTFKNTMDLIHDLEKNAFPNLVQRQDHVWGEIKRLSNASIKYYSDAKKWLEKDVEKTGDTIKDWTGVNVK; encoded by the coding sequence ATGAAAAAAGACTTTTATCGTCAATTGGACCcagttgaagaaaagattgTTCCACCAGAAAATGTCACAGTAACCTCCTCAGATGCTAAAGAGGCCACTGTTAATGAAAAGGATGCTAAGCAAGGTGTTCTATCGCAAAGGATAATGAGATATATCGGGCAGAATGAGCTCGTAGACGGCATTTCAGTTCGTGATCCCGATTacctgaagaaatttttcaacgaGAAAAGACAGAAATTGTCTGTTAAATGGGATaaaacaacaagaaaagtCGACAACGTCGTCGGGAAATATTATGCTCGTGAAAAGAGTTTTACATCAACCATCGGAAACTTGCATACAGACCCAAAGGAGCATCTAATACCAGGGCTTTCTTCTACGTTAGTTGCCTTTATGGCAGGTTCTGTCTtgacaagaaaaaggacGTGGTTACTTCGTGCTACCATGCCCTTTGTATTGGGATCATGTTGTTTTGCATATGCAATGCCAAACACCTTCAAAAACACTATGGATCTTATCcatgatttggaaaaaaacgCTTTTCCTAACTTGGTTCAGAGGCAAGATCATGTATGGGGAGAAATCAAAAGGTTAAGTAACGCGTCTATAAAATACTACAGTGACGCAAAGAAATGGCTTGAAAAAGATGTAGAAAAAACGGGGGATACAATCAAAGATTGGACTGGTGTAAATGTAAAGTAA
- the SPG1 gene encoding Spg1p (similar to Saccharomyces cerevisiae SPG1 (YGR236C); ancestral locus Anc_5.91) produces MKLDSGIYSEAQRVVRTPKFRYIMLGLVGAAVVPTAYMRRGYTVPAHSLDKINGVDTTKTSVSGANEKVAMTKGKSLQEMMDDDEVTYLMFSSIM; encoded by the coding sequence ATGAAGTTAGATTCAGGAATATATTCAGAGGCACAAAGAGTTGTAAGGACTCCGAAGTTTAGGTACATAATGCTAGGGCTGGTAGGGGCTGCTGTGGTACCGACCGCCTACATGAGGAGAGGTTACACAGTGCCGGCACATAGCTTAGACAAAATTAACGGCGTGGACACAACTAAAACGTCGGTTTCTGGCGCGAATGAGAAGGTAGCTATGACAAAGGGCAAGAGCTTGCAAGAGATGatggatgatgatgaagtcACCTACTTGATGTTTTCTTCCATCATGTGA
- the SKDI07G4860 gene encoding uncharacterized protein (similar to Saccharomyces cerevisiae YGR237C; ancestral locus Anc_5.90) produces MSTAKTFAKHISFDDLAPSLIDDQATIIKNDSHHVGLNNHFLHIPPQFNPVYRNSLTGSQGSSELTGDENLDSSEVEGASPPARVESPTFTAPGVPQLYTQMFSPAAHDPSKSYLRSPSNERSRSESPMFRSRRRASVRLPPPPKISVLKRSLKAADEQGTIEDIDIGDLDFDVERKMTKMTERNTQKNSGSRKGYTQAAFANLNEVEDRIETKSMVDLSETENSEKSKKRSKSFAGMTDEELTKLEEFYISKGRSNKTKIDQFDFSEQLPVYMDTTVSKTDSENVTDPLAAIYPSRPTIVHNAISMTIDHPHYESYVSKIKDKLNCKEKNDEVDLRVVSCYISGRRYTWSSVDWYVENLARDGDHLVIITTIPEFEAKIDTLAYKEKRKHRLERMTSDTSESMTMASHNLASPDTSSSLSIGMRIEAIHNEAKQTCCNILNYYAKRLATKTVRISIEMVKEDSTRSAIICATSLYVPSLQIISTVSANIQIKFRNGKVKLPFFLMKHFAMPAFVVPFEFIKPQLLIKPKTDKTDSEDKEEGVDDLKTKVKKEERSQWLSELIKRTLENPFTKHKVVDSDNNESDSDESVASINEYFPISPEKKQEMEFFDKMGYVRPKPSRQVLLDDNTLMKYDSSGRKLTPVESKSSRRSSKRSSRIQFNNNGIYKVKSMVDDIYNNDAASTPHAKTALKWDNEDPKSKFTSHPMRKTKSAGLSPRTSSTSSHSGQRKSHHHHHHHSRVSRTKTAESSKSANSKKGSSSSSTSELQVKKDGKKKKSKFGSIFKKVFG; encoded by the coding sequence atgtcAACCGCAAAAACATTTGCCAAACATATTTCGTTTGATGATTTGGCACCTTCTTTAATTGATGATCAAGCTACtattattaaaaatgacaGCCACCATGTCGGGCTGAATAATCATTTCTTACATATACCTCCACAATTTAATCCAGTTTACAGAAACAGTTTGACCGGTAGCCAAGGTTCTAGTGAACTTACTGGTGATGAAAATCTGGATTCATCTGAAGTCGAAGGAGCTTCTCCACCGGCCCGAGTAGAAAGTCCAACGTTTACAGCACCTGGAGTCCCTCAGTTATATACGCAGATGTTTTCCCCTGCAGCGCATGACCCTTCCAAAAGCTATCTTAGGTCACCCAGCAATGAAAGAAGTAGGAGTGAGTCTCCGATGTTCAGGTCGAGAAGAAGAGCTTCAGTGAGATTACCTCCTCCCCCAAAAATCTCTGTGTTAAAAAGGTCCTTAAAAGCCGCAGATGAACAGGGGACtattgaagatattgataTCGGAGACTTAGATTTTGACGTAGAGAGGAAAATGACCAAAATGACTGAAAGGAATACCCAGAAAAATTCCGGATCGAGGAAGGGTTATACACAAGCTGCATTTGCAAATCTTAATGAAGTTGAGGATAGAATTGAAACAAAATCGATGGTGGATTTATctgaaactgaaaattcGGAGaagtcaaagaaaagatccAAATCGTTTGCTGGAATGacagatgaagaattaaCAAAGCTGGAAGAATTTTATATAAGCAAAGGGAGATCGAACAAAACTAAAATAGATCAATTTGATTTTAGTGAGCAACTTCCGGTCTATATGGACACAACCGTATCAAAGACAGATTCAGAAAATGTAACGGATCCTTTGGCAGCAATTTACCCATCAAGACCTACAATTGTTCATAATGCAATTTCAATGACCATTGATCACCCGCATTATGAGAGTTACGTATCCAAGATAAAAGACAAGCTTAATTGTAAGGAGAAAAATGACGAGGTTGATTTAAGAGTTGTTTCATGCTATATATCGGGCAGAAGGTATACCTGGTCATCAGTAGATTGGtatgttgaaaatttagCAAGAGATGGTGACCACCTAGTCATAATTACCACAATTCCTGAGTTTGAAGCCAAAATTGATACCTTGGCttataaggaaaaaagaaaacaccGCTTGGAAAGAATGACCAGTGATACTAGTGAAAGCATGACCATGGCATCGCATAATCTTGCCAGTCCTGACACATCAAGTTCATTATCCATCGGCATGAGAATCGAAGCTATTCATAATGAGGCAAAGCAGACTTGCTGTAACATTTTAAATTACTATGCGAAAAGACTGGCAACCAAAACCGTTAGAATTAGTATTGAGATGGTGAAAGAGGACTCAACAAGATCTGCCATAATTTGTGCGACTTCTCTATATGTACCGAGTTTACAAATAATCAGTACTGTCAGCGCCAACATTCAAATCAAGTtcagaaatggaaaagttAAGTTGCCATTCTTTTTAATGAAGCACTTTGCCATGCCGGCATTTGTCGTCCCGTTCGAATTCATCAAACCACAGCTTCTAATCAAACCCAAAACAGATAAAACCGACAGTGAAGATAAGGAAGAAGGAGTTGACGATTTGAAGACAAAAgtaaagaaagaggaaagatCGCAATGGTTAAGTGAACTGATCAAGAGAACTTTAGAAAACCCCTTCACCAAACATAAAGTAGTTGATTCggataataatgaaagcGATAGCGATGAGTCAGTAGCCTCCATAAATGAATATTTCCCAATTTCACCCgagaaaaagcaagaaatggaattttttgacAAGATGGGATATGTGAGGCCAAAGCCGTCAAGACAAGTACTATTGGACGATAACACACTCATGAAATACGATAGCTCTGGCCGGAAATTAACTCCCGTTGAGTCAAAAAGTTCACGGCGCAGTTCCAAGCGCAGTTCAAGAATACAGTTTAACAACAACGGGATTTATAAAGTAAAATCCATGGTAGATGATATTTATAATAATGACGCTGCCTCTACGCCACATGCCAAAACTGCACTGAAATGGGACAACGAAGatccaaaatcaaaattcaCCTCACATCCGATGAGAAAAACGAAATCTGCGGGCCTATCACCTAGAACATCCTCCACTTCATCTCATTCAGGGCAACGAAAGTCccatcatcaccatcatcatcacaGCCGCGTTTCAAGGACAAAAACTGCCGAAAGTAGCAAATCAGCCAACAGCAAGAAAGGCAGTTCCTCATCCTCAACAAGTGAACTTCAAGTTAAGAAggatggaaaaaagaaaaaaagtaagtTTGGTTCgatcttcaaaaaagtgTTTGGTTGA
- the KEL2 gene encoding Kel2p (similar to Saccharomyces cerevisiae KEL2 (YGR238C) and KEL1 (YHR158C); ancestral locus Anc_5.88): protein MVPFKLTKKVSSDTGPSLSQIQIASRTMPLMDNSTRIVTPALPPNQQRSISGASTTLPSPIERENAKKYVWNRIKLKDSPFPRYRHSSSPIVSSENRIFVTGGLYNQSVYGDVWQITANADGTSFTPKAIQIDRNTPPPRVGHASTLCGNAYVVFGGDTHKLNEDKLLDDDIYLFNVNSYKWTIPQPIGSRPLGRYGHKISIIAYNPMQTKLYLFGGQLDKTYFNDLAMFDLSSFRRRNSHWEFLEPATTVPPPLANHTMVTYGNKLWVFGGETPKTVSNETYCYDPIQNDWSKIETTGEIPPPVQEHASVVYKHIMCVFGGKYTHNAYSNDVYFLDLLSFKWYKLPHIKEGIPRERSGHSLTLMKNEKILIMGGDKFDYANSGTDNLHTSATDQGEGTLLYTLDLSHLDELCPGIMSKALLIENDSSAFSSGKFAISNAVEAESQEIINILTPRLPNTKTLGPNDIDAPARSEFDALNDHALPNQPDIEPRTPQPLRIDMAMNGKFVTINRRPETDTQSIKNSALQSPAANIKGYTSALLENTSSDSVIPKGVYDNLNLEMQTLHLEAQQKELETARHISELEKEVQRLMVIKESSRDSSFQMARLKNLEIQKTFLKSRVSDLEKVLDLKISQAKEIHNQVTIQNTKLRTCFEDNVVKREVINFENRCEVLNHQNEKLVKKMQEQNSELLTSLKDSSCHLEEFLILQSNSVQPHQKGRKNGVEKDEPLKKMDNIINEMHEIKRTKKGMQFETQKLNDEKAVLQTKLLANDNKLEALRKMLDRSSKSMILTKKAIDLSRSELRKYRECTDNLREEINRIKNEQPAKQEQQSAIIHSSSQTLRRMKVNNLKAELYISKGKRDIIKEELLTLKKRLYTLQAQQSQ, encoded by the coding sequence ATGGTACCTTTCAAGCTGACCAAGAAAGTGTCTTCTGATACGGGTCCCTCTTTAAGTCAAATACAAATTGCGTCTAGAACTATGCCTCTCATGGATAATAGTACTCGAATAGTCACACCAGCATTACCCCCGAATCAGCAAAGAAGTATATCAGGTGCGTCGACCACTTTACCTTCACCAATAGAGCGCGAGAATGCAAAGAAATACGTATGGAATAGGatcaaattgaaagattctCCATTCCCCCGTTATCGTCACTCTTCATCACCTATTGTTTCAAGCGAGAATAGAATTTTTGTGACTGGCGGACTTTATAATCAATCAGTTTATGGGGATGTTTGGCAAATAACCGCTAATGCAGATGGAACGAGCTTTACTCCCAAGGCAATTCAGATAGATCGAAATACCCCTCCTCCCAGGGTGGGACATGCTTCTACCCTTTGTGGCAATGCGTACGTAGTATTTGGCGGCGATACACACAAACTAAACGAGGATAAATTGTtggatgatgatatttATCTTTTTAATGTCAATTCTTATAAGTGGACTATACCGCAGCCCATTGGGTCAAGACCGCTAGGAAGATATGGCCATAAAATTTCTATTATTGCTTACAATCCCATGCAAACCAAATTATACCTTTTTGGTGGGCAACTAGATAAGACTTATTTCAACGATCTGGCCATGTTTGATTTGTCGTCGTTCCGTAGGCGAAACTCTCATTGGGAGTTTTTAGAGCCGGCTACCACCGTGCCTCCACCTTTAGCAAACCATACAATGGTAACGTATGGTAACAAATTATGGGTCTTCGGTGGGGAAACTCCGAAAACAGTAAGCAATGAAACATACTGTTACGATCCGATACAAAACGACTGGTctaaaattgaaacaaCAGGGGAAATACCTCCGCCAGTACAGGAACATGCGAGTGTGGTATATAAACATATAATGTGTGTTTTTGGCGGCAAATATACTCATAATGCATATTCCAATGATGTTTATTTCTTAGACCTGCTGTCGTTCAAATGGTATAAACTTCCCCATATCAAGGAGGGCATACCCCGAGAACGATCCGGTCATTCTTTAAcgttaatgaaaaatgagaaGATTCTTATAATGGGTGGTGATAAATTCGATTATGCTAACTCAGGTACTGATAATCTTCACACTTCAGCAACTGATCAAGGTGAAGGAACTTTGTTATATACTCTAGATTTATCGCACTTAGATGAGCTATGTCCAGGGATAATGAGCAAAGCTTTGTTAATAGAAAATGATTCTTCAGCTTTCTCTTCTGGGAAATTTGCAATCTCTAATGCGGTTGAGGCGGAAAGCCAAGAGATAATAAATATTCTTACGCCGAGATTACCCAATACCAAAACTTTAGGTCCCAATGATATTGATGCACCCGCCAGAAGTGAATTCGATGCTTTGAATGATCACGCGCTTCCAAACCAACCTGATATAGAGCCGAGAACCCCCCAGCCTTTAAGAATTGATATGGCCATGAATGGTAAATTTGTAACAATCAACAGAAGACCTGAAACTGATACACAAtctatcaaaaattctGCTCTGCAGAGCCCCGCAGCAAATATAAAAGGATATACCTCTGCTTTACTTGAGAACACATCAAGTGACAGTGTAATTCCAAAAGGTGTATATGACAATCTAAATTTGGAAATGCAAACACTACATCTCGAAGCACAACAAAAGGAACTTGAAACTGCTAGACATATCTCCGAACTAGAGAAAGAAGTCCAAAGACTGATGGTGATCAAAGAATCCTCAAGGGATTCCAGTTTTCAAATGGCGAGACTGAAAAATCtagaaattcaaaagactTTTCTGAAATCTAGAGTTAGTGATTTAGAAAAAGTATTAGACCTAAAAATTTCtcaagcaaaagaaattcataACCAAGTAACGATTCAGAATACAAAACTGAGAACGTGCTTTGAGGATAACGTTGTTAAGAGGGAAGTcattaattttgaaaatagaTGTGAAGTTTTGAACCaccaaaatgaaaaacttgttaaaaaaatgcaagaaCAGAACTCCGAACTTCTCACATCTTTAAAAGACTCATCTTGTCATTTAGAAGAATTCTTAATATTACAGTCTAATAGTGTTCAACCACATCAGAAGGGGAGAAAGAATGGAGTGGAAAAGGATGAACCGCTGAAAAAGATGGACAACattatcaatgaaatgCACGAAATCAAGCGTACAAAGAAGGGGATGCAGTTTGAAACGCAAAAGCTAAATGATGAAAAGGCTGTTCTGCAAACCAAGTTACTGGCCAATGACAATAAACTGGAAGCGCTAAGAAAAATGCTTGACAGAAGTTCAAAATCTATGATCTTAACCAAGAAGGCCATTGATTTATCACGATCAGAGCTGAGGAAATATCGTGAATGTACTGATAATTTACGGGAAGAAATCAatagaatcaaaaatgagCAACCCGCCAAACAAGAACAGCAAAGTGCTATCATTCACAGCAGTTCACAGACTCTGCGCAGAATGAAAGTGAACAATCTGAAAGCGGAACTGTATATTTCTAAAGGAAAGAGAGATATcattaaagaagaattgCTAactctgaaaaaaagactttACACCCTCCAAGCACAACAATCACAATGA
- the PEX21 gene encoding Pex21p (similar to Saccharomyces cerevisiae PEX21 (YGR239C) and PEX18 (YHR160C); ancestral locus Anc_5.86), which produces MPSTCRTSPVEQVIQKGQRIQNDSLIPSKPTRFTHREFEAHYINNDSCVETSFLHHAGGLKGIAAVKSQNQPSSRTFSKKNNYEESSNWVPQFSSMNINDPLEFTSEYKKLYFEFESQQRQNSSGHHYPIASSIVRKTTSNFQPRNTLRQHLQGNRNNSTDEFKLDAEFQNLESEIQEMRYEPKIQEEKWQDQDQLELQRIATEIVECCATPPSSVSSTSTLSSIDSKLSESKFIQLMRGISSGDVTLRKEASGNSASELFHRSSGEIVGNKHISVKDQSHEDVYN; this is translated from the coding sequence ATGCCGAGTACTTGCCGTACAAGCCCGGTGGAACAGGTTATCCAAAAGGGACAGCGCATACAGAACGATTCCTTGATACCGTCAAAACCTACCAGGTTCACCCATAGGGAATTTGAAGCACACTATATCAATAACGACTCATGTGTGGAAACGTCCTTTTTGCATCACGCTGGAGGTTTGAAGGGCATTGCTGCTGTGAAGTCTCAAAATCAACCCTCTTCAAGAACTTTCagtaaaaagaacaattaTGAGGAATCGAGCAATTGGGTTCCGCAATTCTCATCAATGAATATCAATGATCCGTTAGAGTTTACTTCAGAATATAAAAAGTTGTATTTTGAGTTCGAATCACAACAGCGTCAGAATTCGAGCGGGCATCATTATCCTATCGCTAGCTCTATCGTCAGGAAAACGACAAGCAATTTCCAACCACGAAACACGCTTCGACAACATCTCCAAGGAAACCGCAACAACTCAACAGATGAATTCAAGCTCGACGCGGAGTTCCAAAATTTAGAGAGCGAAATTCAGGAAATGCGGTACGAGCCAAAAatacaagaagaaaagtgGCAAGACCAAGACCAGTTAGAGTTGCAGAGGATTGCTACAGAAATAGTAGAATGCTGTGCTACGCCACCTTCATCGGTATCTTCCACCTCTACTCTTTCCTCTATCGACTCAAAACTATCTGAGTCAAAGTTCATACAGCTGATGAGAGGGATCAGCAGTGGCGATGTGACTTTAAGAAAGGAAGCAAGTGGAAATTCCGCAAGCGAGTTATTCCACCGCAGCAGTGGAGAAATAGTTGGAAACAAACACATTTCCGTCAAAGACCAAAGTCATGAAGACGTTTACAATTGA
- the PFK1 gene encoding 6-phosphofructokinase subunit alpha (similar to Saccharomyces cerevisiae PFK1 (YGR240C); ancestral locus Anc_5.85): MLSQDSCYGVAFRSIITNDEALFKKTIHFYHTLGFATVKDFNKFKHGENSLLSSGTSQDSLREVWLESFKLSEVDASGFRIPQQEATNKAQSQGALLKIRLVMSAPIDETFDTNETATITYFSTDLNKIVEQFPKQAEKLSDTLVFLKDPMGNNITFSGLANATDSAPTSKDTFLDATSEDEIISRASSDASDLLRQTLGSSQKKKKIAVMTSGGDSPGMNAAVRAVVRTGIHFGCDVFAVYEGYEGLLRGGKYLKKMAWEDVRGWLSEGGTLIGTARSMEFKKREGRRQAAGNLISQGIDALIVCGGDGSLTGADLFRHEWPSLVEELVAEGRFTKEEVAPFKNLSIVGLVGSIDNDMSGTDSTIGAYSALERICEMVDYIDATAKSHSRAFVVEVMGRHCGWLALMAGIATGADYIFIPERAVPHGKWQDELKEVCQRHRSKGRRNNTIIVAEGALDDLLNPVTANDVKDALVDLGLDTKVTILGHVQRGGTAVAHDRWLATLQGVDAVKAVLEFTPETPSPLIGILENKIIRMPLVESVKLTKSVATAIENKDFDKAISLRDTEFIELYENFLSTTVKDDGSEFLPVSDRLNIGIVHVGAPSAALNAATRAATLYCLSHGHKPYAIMNGFSGLIQTGEVKELSWIDVENWHNLGGSEIGTNRSVASEDLGTIAYYFQKNKLDGLIILGGFEGFKSLKQLRDGRTQHPIFNIPMCLIPATVSNNVPGTEYSLGVDTCLNALVNYTDDIKQSASATRRRVFVCEVQGGHSGYIASFTGLITGAVSVYTPEKKIDLASIREDITLLQENFRHDKGENRNGKLLVRNEQASSVYSTQLLADIISEASKGKFGVRTAIPGHVQQGGVPSSKDRVTASRFAVKCIKFIEKWNKKNEASPNTDAKVLRFKFDTHGEKVPTVEHEDDSAAVICVNGSHVSFKPIANLWENETNVELRKGHEVHWAEYNKIGDILSGRLMLRAEVAASTTENK, from the coding sequence ATGCTATCTCAAGATTCTTGCTACGGTGTTGCATTCAGATCTATCATCACCAATGATGAAGCtctattcaagaaaactatTCACTTCTACCATACTTTAGGGTTTGCCACCGTCAAagatttcaataaattcaaacaTGGTGAAAATAGCTTATTATCTTCAGGGACTTCTCAAGATTCTTTGAGAGAAGTTTGGTTAGAATCTTTTAAATTGAGTGAAGTGGATGCTTCTGGTTTCCGTATACCACAACAAGAAGCAACCAATAAGGCTCAAAGTCAAGGTGCTTTGTTGAAGATTCGTTTAGTTATGTCTGCCCCAATTGATGAGACTTTCGATACCAATGAAACTGCCACAATTACTTATTTCTCTACTGATTTAAACAAGATCGTCGAACAATTCCCAAAACAAGCCGAAAAGTTATCCGATACCTTAGTATTCTTGAAAGATCCAATGGGCAACAACATCACTTTCTCAGGCTTAGCTAACGCCACCGATTCTGCTCCAACTTCCAAAGACACTTTCTTGGATGCCACCTCTGAGGATGAGATCATTTCTAGAGCTTCTTCCGATGCTTCTGACTTATTGAGACAAACATTAGGCTCttctcaaaagaagaagaaaattgccGTCATGACTTCCGGTGGTGATTCTCCTGGTATGAATGCTGCTGTTCGTGCTGTTGTTCGTACAGGTATACACTTTGGTTGTGATGTCTTTGCCGTTTACGAAGGTTACGAAGGTCTACTAAGAGGCGGTAAAtacttaaaaaaaatggcctGGGAAGACGTCAGAGGTTGGTTGAGTGAAGGTGGTACTTTGATTGGTACTGCTCGTTCTATGGAATTCAAGAAGCGTGAGGGTCGTAGACAAGCCGCAGGCAATTTGATTTCTCAAGGTATCGATGCTTTGATTGTCTGTGGTGGTGACGGTTCTCTGACTGGTGCTGATCTTTTCAGACACGAATGGCCATCCTTGGTCGAAGAATTGGTTGCTGAAGGTAGATTCACTAAAGAAGAGGTTGCTCCATTCAAGAATTTGTCCATCGTTGGTCTTGTTGGTTCTATTGATAATGATATGTCTGGTACTGACTCCACCATTGGTGCTTACTCTGCTCTGGAAAGAATCTGTGAAATGGTTGACTATATCGATGCTACTGCTAAGTCTCATTCTCGTGCCTTCGTTGTCGAAGTTATGGGTAGACATTGTGGTTGGTTGGCCTTGATGGCTGGTATTGCCACTGGTGCTGattatattttcattcCAGAAAGAGCTGTCCCTCACGGCAAATGGCAAGACGAATTGAAAGAGGTTTGTCAAAGACATAGAAGCAAGGGCAGAAGAAACAACACCATCATTGTCGCTGAAGGTGCTTTGGATGATCTATTGAACCCCGTTACGGCAAATGACGTTAAAGACGCCCTAGTCGATTTAGGTTTAGATACCAAAGTGACCATTCTAGGTCATGTTCAAAGAGGTGGTACCGCTGTTGCTCATGACAGATGGTTGGCTACTTTGCAAGGTGTTGATGCTGTCAAGGCAGTTCTAGAATTCACTCCGGAAACTCCTTCTCCATTAATTGGTATCTTAGAGaacaaaattattagaaTGCCATTGGTTGAATCTGTGAAGTTGACTAAATCTGTCGCCACTGccattgaaaacaaagatttcGATAAAGCAATTTCTCTAAGAGATACcgaatttattgaattatACGAGAACTTCTTGTCTACTACCGTTAAAGATGATGGCTCCGAGTTTCTACCAGTGTCCGATAGATTGAATATCGGTATTGTCCACGTTGGTGCTCCATCGGCTGCTTTGAATGCTGCTACTCGTGCCGCGACTTTATACTGTTTGTCTCACGGGCACAAACCTTACGCTATCATGAACGGTTTCAGTGGGTTGATTCAAACCGGTGAAGTTAAGGAGTTGTCATGGATTGATGTTGAAAACTGGCACAACTTGGGTGGTTCCGAAATCGGTACCAACAGATCTGTTGCCTCAGAAGACTTGGGTACTATCGCTTACTACttccaaaagaataaaCTAGATGGTTTGATTATCCTTGGTGGTTTTGAaggtttcaaatctttgaagCAATTGCGTGATGGTAGGACTCAACACCCAATCTTCAACATCCCAATGTGTTTGATTCCAGCTACTGTTTCCAACAACGTTCCAGGTACTGAGTATTCACTTGGTGTTGATACCTGTTTGAACGCATTGGTCAATTACACCGATGATATTAAACAAAGTGCTTCTGCCACCAGAAGAAGAGTATTCGTTTGCGAAGTCCAAGGTGGTCACTCCGGTTATATCGCTTCCTTCACTGGTTTGATTACTGGTGCTGTTTCTGTGTACACTccagaaaagaagatcGATCTAGCTTCCATCAGAGAAGATATAACTTTGTTACAAGAAAACTTCCGTCACGATAAAGGTGAAAACAGAAATGGTAAGCTACTGGTCAGAAATGAACAAGCTTCTAGCGTATATAGCACACAATTACTTGCTGACATCATTTCCGAAGCAAGCAAGGGTAAGTTCGGTGTTAGAACCGCCATTCCTGGACATGTCCAACAAGGTGGTGTTCCATCTTCCAAGGATCGTGTTACTGCTTCTAGATTTGCTGTTAAATGTATCaagttcattgaaaaatggaacaagaagaatgaagCTTCTCCAAACACTGATGCTAAGGTTTTGAGATTCAAGTTCGATACCCACGGGGAAAAAGTACCTACAGTTGAACACGAAGATGACTCTGCTGCTGTTATCTGCGTCAATGGTTCTCACGTTTCCTTCAAGCCAATTGCCAACCTAtgggaaaatgaaaccaATGTTGAATTAAGAAAGGGTCATGAAGTCCACTGGGCTGAATACAACAAGATTGGTGACATTCTATCCGGTAGATTAATGTTGAGAGCTGAAGTGGCCGCTTCAACCACCGAGAACAAGTGA